A segment of the Commensalibacter oyaizuii genome:
TTGATGGGATTTGGTCATCGCGTTTACAAAAATTTTGACCCACGTGCAAAAATTATGAAAAAAACATGCGATGAAGTATTACAAGAGCTAGGGATTGAAAATGATCCCTTACTTGAACTTGCGGTGGAATTGGAAAAGTATGCACTAGAAGACGAATATTTCGTGCAACGTAAATTATATCCTAACGTTGATTTTTATTCTGGCATTATTTTTAAAGCAATGGGTATTCCAGAAAGTATGTTCACTGCCCTCTTCGCCGTTGCAAGAACAGTAGGTTGGGTCAGCCAGTGGAAAGAAGCTTTCAACGATCCTTTGCGCAGAATATATCGTCCGCGTCAGCTATATACTGGACCAGAAGAGAGGGATTTGAAAAGTTCAAAACAGTGGTAATGTAATCAATTACTTAATAACAAAAGGGTATCAAAACAGCTTAATGTTTCAGATTACCCTTTTCGTCGCAATCGCATCCACGCGTTTTTTGGTGATTATTTTGATAAATGTGATGATCAATCCATTCTGAAACCAGCAATCTTGCCTCATTAATAGAGGCTTCTGGATGGTAGATTCGATATAAATTCGTACAACTTTGAAAAATTCGTATCTCACTTACACCAGCAGACTTTAACTCTTGGTATGCTGTAATTACGGAACGTTCACAACGCCTTTGAATGTTTTTTTGTTGAATAACCACACGCCTATCCTAACCTACTTGTTTTATAACAATGAGAATAAGAAGCAAAAGCTAAAGAGTAAAGAGCAGTTATAACGTAAATATAACATTTTGTATTGGCTTTTGACATTTTAGACACGATAACTGCTGCTTTTTTTTGTAAAAAGGTATATAAAAGCTTTACTTATTGTAAAACGTCTTGATTACAGAGCAAAAAAAATAATGTCTCAAACAACTATTCCTTCATCTAGAAAACAACCACGTTCCCCACGTGTCACAGAATGGGATCGTGACGCAGCCCTTATTACAGCAAGATTACTTTTGGAAATTAAGGCTGTGAACTATCGCCCAGAAGATCCCTATCTTCTGACTGCGGGATGGCGATCCCCTGTCTATATCGATTGTCGAAAAATCATATTTTATCCCAGAGCTAGGGCAAAAATTATTGAATTAGGCGTTGAAAAAATTTGTCGTCACGTCGGATATGAATCTTTTGATGCTGTTGTCGGTGGCGAAACTGCGGGTATTCCCTTTGCTGCGTGGTTTGCTGATCGTATGATGACCCCCATGGCTTATGTTCGTAAGAAGCCAAAGGGATTTGGACGAAATGCGCAGATTGAGGGGGATGTTCCTGAAAATATGCGAACCCTATTGGTTGAAGATTTAACCACAGACGGAATGTCTAAGGTTGGCTTTGCCAAAGCACTTCGTGACGCTGGCGCCATTGTGAATCATGCTTTTGTTGTTTTCTTTTATGGTGTATTTTCTAGCACCTATCAAACCTTAAGTGAAATGGGGATTACCTTACATTCACTTTGTACTTGGTGGGATATTTTGGAAGTAAGCTCCGAATACCCTTATTTTTCCAATGGAGATACGTCCGAAATTCGCCGTTTTCTTGAAGATCCTTGTGCGTGGTCAGCAAAACACGGTGGGGTCAGTAATGAAAAAGAAGCCCTAGCCTATAAGCAATCTCGCCTTTAATCAAAGCAATATACATTAAATGCCATATCATATTCTTGCATTTGATTCAGGGATCGGGGGTTTAGGCATCGTTCAAAACCTCCGTCAACAATTAATGGTGACGTCTGTCAAACCATCAATCGATTACCTGGCCGATAATTTAATCTTTCCCTATGGGGAACAACCTGATGATTATTTAATTCAACGTATTGTTACCTTAATGGGTCATGCGATTGAAAAATTACAACCTGATTTAATTATTATTGCATGTAATACTGCCAGCACCATTGCCCTACAAGCTTTGCGCCAGCACTATCCCAAAGTTCCATTTGTTGGCTGCGTACCCCCCATTCGTTGGGCAGCACGTATTAGTCAAAGCAAACATATCGGCCTATTGGCAACACGAGCCACGGTAAAACGGCCATATCTTTACGAATTAAAACAGCAATTTGCGTCTGATTGCGAACTTATTGCTTATGGGTCCCCCCATTTAGCCAAAATCGCAGAGGCTGTATTTCGGCAAGAGCCTTTTGAAATTGCGCAAATACAACAAGAACTGGATACATTGTTGCAAATGCCCAATGCCCATAAAATTGATACTGTTTGTTTGGGATGTACACACTATACATTTGTATTGGATATTTTACGCAAACTTTCGCCTTCACATATTGAATGGTTAGATCCAGCAACCGCTGTTGCAAAACATAGCATTGATTTACTTCTACAAAACGAGGTTCCAATTACGTCTCATGAAGTTAGAAATAACCATTTTTATTGCACAGCATTACCCAAAGAAGATGAAAGGCTTTTAAAGCAAATTACTTCTCTAGGTTATGATAAACTTTGTCATTTTCCTTTTTAAAAATGACGATTTACCGTATATTTGGCAATATCTTGGAATAAATTACGTAATTCACTTTCTGGGAAGTGAGCCAATGCATCGCATGCTTTATTAGCAAAAACCATTGCTTCTTGTAATGTTGCCTCAATCGCGTGATGTTTACGAATTAACGAAAAAGCATGCAGCAAATCTTCTTCGTTTTGCTCACCTTTTTCAATGACACGTTCCCAGAATTTTTTTTCTTCGGCATCTGCTTTTTCATAAGCTATCAATACGGGATAGGTAATTTTACCTTCGCGAAAATCATCCCCAACCGTTTTGCCCAACTTTTCTTGATCAGCCGAATAATCCAATGCATCATCAACCAATTGAAATGCCATGCCTAGATTAGTTCCATACACGTCCAAGGCCTCTTCATCCTGAGACTTACATTCAGCAGCAAGAGCCCCAACTCTGCAAGATGCTGCAAATAATGCCGCAGTTTTACCGTACACGACTTCAAAATAACGAGAGACAGAAGTCGATAAATCATTTTGCATCGTCATTTGCAAAATCTCACCCTCTGCAATCGTTGCAGAGGCCTGAGAGACAATTCGCATAACCTTTAAAGATCCATCTTCAGTCATTAATTGAAATGCACGGGCAAATAAAAAGTCCCCAACCAAAACAGAAGCCGAATTTCCAAATATTGCATTGGCACTGTCTGTCCCGCGTCGTAACATACTTTCGTCGATAACATCATCATGTAATAATGTAGCTGTATGTAAGAATTCGATACATGCGGCTAGTCGAACATGACGGGGTTGAAGATCATTACTGTCTTGTTCGTATCCACATAAATGTGCAGAAGCCAAAGTTAACAAAGGCCGCAAACGCTTACCGCCAGCAACAATTAAATGTGCAGCCAGCTGTGAAACTAAATCCACAGAACTTTTCATTTTATCCATAATGACGTGATTACACATGGCCATGTCTGCGGCCAGATAATCTAATAACTTTTGTAAAGGTTCTTCTTTATCCATGGAAACAGGCTTCTTACTCTCAACCATTTATTGAATTGGCTCTTTAATTCCAGACGACTATGTGTAACACTTAACACATCCCTTCTAAAACATAAGGCAAAATAATGGAACATATTTATCATTAACACTTCATCTGCAGTTAAGCTAGAATACATTTTACTTTGTTCAAAACATTATTTTGGTCCATGATTTATGCAATTGCTACCTTCGTCCTTTCTTATACACCATAAATCAAAAAATACATCGGATGGAACTTTACTGGAAGGAAAGATTTTCTATCGACAATATCAAGAAGGGTACAGAACTGCCCTAGAACCAATATTAATGGCCGCATCTATCCCCGCTAAGTCGGGCCAAACTGTCATTGAAGGGGGCTGTGGTGCTGGTGCTGGATTAATGTGTTTAAATCATCGCGTTCCTGAAATTACTGGAATCGGTTTTGAAAAACATCCTGAAATGATTACCTTGGCCAATGAAAATTTTATGCTTAATAAGATGCCTAATCTCAAGGCTATAGAGGTCACCTTACCAAAACTGCCAAAACGTCCATTTTCTTTTTTACCAAAAGGACAAGAACATGTAGACCATGTCTTTGCAAATCCGCCATGGCATCCCCATAATACTTGCCGCTCTCCTAATTCTAAAAAAGATCTAGCCAAAAGACTGCCAAAAGGATTTCTTGCAGAGTGGATATACGCCCTTACTAGACCTTTACGACAAGGAGGCACTTTGACATTAGCTTTATCTGCATCTCTTTATGCCGAGGCTAGTGCAACCATGCATCATTATAAATTAGGATCTATCATCTTATTTCCCTTATGGCCTAAAATTAATCGTCCCCCACGAATCATTTTGTTACAAGGACGTATGGGTTCTACAGGGGGCGGTCATATCTCGCCAGGGTTAATTTTACATAATGATAGTGGGGATTTTACAACTGAAGCAAATCATGTTTTAAGAGAAGGCAAGGCACTGCCATTACTGCCATAATTCTAAACTTATATCTTATTTTCATCTTATGTAAAACATGCCAAAAAATAATCATAAAACAATATATGGTATATTTACTTTTATTTGACCACCATATATATAATAAATTATCTAAACTAAGAAAATAATCTATCATACTATATATGGCAATTTGCTTTATATATTAATTTGTTTTTCTCTTTGTTCAATATTAAATCTATGGCAAAGTTAAGGACGAATTTGCAAAGGAGACGCATGTTGAGTACTGACAAGCAAAATAACGAAAATCATTATGATCTAATGACCTACAACCCTGTTTATAAACCTTTTCATTACCCATGGGCTTATGATGCTTGGTTAACTCAACAACGTCTTCACTGGATCCCCGAAGAAGTTCCTTTGGCCGAAGATGTAAAAGATTGGCATAAAAAATTAAATACTGCAGAGCAAAATTTAATTACACAGATCTTTCGTTTCTTTACGCAATCTGATGTAGAGGTCAATAATGCCTATATGAAATATTATAGTCAGGTCTTTAAACCCATTGAGGTTTTAATGATGCTGTCTGCTTTTTCAAATATTGAAACCATTCATATCGCTGCTTACAGCTATCTACTTGATACGATCGGTATGCCAGAAATCGAATATTCAGCGTTCTTGAATTATAAAGCAATGAAAGATAAATACGATTATATGCAGAATTTTTCTGTTGATAATCCTTATGAAATTGCTAAGACAATGGCTGTATTTGGGGCTTTTACCGAAGGGTTACAACTATTTGCCTCTTTTGCGATTTTGATGAATTTTCCTCGCTTTAATAAATTAAAAGGAATGGGACAAATCATTTCATGGTCAGTAAGAGATGAAACCTTGCATTGTTTATCCATTATCAAATTATTTCGTACCTTTATTCAAGAAAATCCATCCTTATGGACCCCTGAATTCCAACAAGAACTACGAGAAATTTGTGCCACGATTGTTGAGCATGAAGATGCTTTTATCGACCTGGCCTTTGAAATGGGGGATGTCGAAGGCCTAACTTCACAAATGGTAAAAGATTATATTCGCTTTATTGCTAATCGACGTTTAACACAATTAGGCCTAGATAATCTATATCCTATCGACAGCAATCCCCTACCTTGGATGGACGAAATGCTAAATGCTGTGGAACATACCAACTTCTTTGAAAATCGTTCTACTGAATATAGCCGTGCGGCAACGCAAGGAACATGGGAAGATGCTTTTGAAGATATGATTTTAGACGCATAATCCTATCAAATAAAAAGAGGTTATTGTATAACCTCTTTTCACAGCATCTTATCTAGAAGAACTAAAATTCTTCATATTTAGCTGGGTCTTGTCCTTTTAAACGACCGTCTGGCTTATCCAAAGCACTAATCTTATCCATATCTGCCTGAGCCAACTGGAAATCAAACAAAGCAAGGTTTTCCTTTTGTCTGGCTTCTGATGTTGCTTTTGGAATAGGTAAAGCCCCTAATTGCACGTGCCAGCGCAAAATGATTTGTGCGATGGATTTATGATATTGATCTGCAATCTCTTGAATTATTGGGTTTTGCAACATATTATTTGCTCTGCCAATAGGACTCCAAGATTGCGTTACAATACCAAGCTTTCGATTGTAAGCACGTTGCGTTGCCTGAGAAAAATAAGGGTGCAGCTCGATTTGATTTATACAAGGGGTAACCCCTGTTTCTTTGATAATATGATCCAAATGCTCTGGTAAAAAATTACATACCCCGATTGATTTAACCATGCCTCTTTTTCGAGCTTCGATCAGGGCCTGCCAGGCTTCAACATAATGACCCGTAATCGGATTGGGCCAATGTATTAGATAAAAATCATAATAATCTAGCTGAGCACGATATAAAGATTCCTCAACGGTAACCAGTGCTTGATCATATTGATGGCGGCGACCTGGCAATTTCGAAGTTATTTGTATCTTGTCCCTTGGCAGACCACATTGGCGTATAGCCTGTCCCACTGCACCTTCATTTTCATAATTGAAAGCAGAATCCAAGAAGTGATATCCATTGTGAATTGCTTTGACTATATTACTGGCACCTTCCCTGCCATTTAATTTGTAAGTACCAAAACCTACTGCTGGAACGGATACCCCATCATTTAAAGTTATCTGTGGAATAGTTGTCATTCGATATCCCTCTTACTTAAATTGTATTATAATGCTCTTTAGTATCTTATAAGAAAAAACAACGAATGTAAAAAAACCTCTATCTTTTTTAAGATAGAGGTTATATTGGCATTTAAATCTAGTTAATTAGTTTTACTGACAGGCAAGGCACTCTTCGTAGTTACTGCTTCCATTAGAAGAGTTTTCACCGGGCAATAGAACCTCTTCTTTTATGGCTAACTTACTGACATCATCCGCACGTTGCAGCGATAAAGAACGACAGTAATACAACGATTTAACACCTTTTTTCCAAGCTTGATAATGAATCTGATGCAAATCGCGTTTATGGACATTTGCTGGAACAAAAATATTAACAGATTGCGACTGACAAATAAACGCTGCACGATCGGCCGCATGTTCAATAACCCAGCGTTGATCCAATTCAAATGCCGTTTTGAACACATCTTTTTCATCTTGTGTTAAAAA
Coding sequences within it:
- the murI gene encoding glutamate racemase, whose protein sequence is MPYHILAFDSGIGGLGIVQNLRQQLMVTSVKPSIDYLADNLIFPYGEQPDDYLIQRIVTLMGHAIEKLQPDLIIIACNTASTIALQALRQHYPKVPFVGCVPPIRWAARISQSKHIGLLATRATVKRPYLYELKQQFASDCELIAYGSPHLAKIAEAVFRQEPFEIAQIQQELDTLLQMPNAHKIDTVCLGCTHYTFVLDILRKLSPSHIEWLDPATAVAKHSIDLLLQNEVPITSHEVRNNHFYCTALPKEDERLLKQITSLGYDKLCHFPF
- a CDS encoding tRNA1(Val) (adenine(37)-N6)-methyltransferase, with the translated sequence MQLLPSSFLIHHKSKNTSDGTLLEGKIFYRQYQEGYRTALEPILMAASIPAKSGQTVIEGGCGAGAGLMCLNHRVPEITGIGFEKHPEMITLANENFMLNKMPNLKAIEVTLPKLPKRPFSFLPKGQEHVDHVFANPPWHPHNTCRSPNSKKDLAKRLPKGFLAEWIYALTRPLRQGGTLTLALSASLYAEASATMHHYKLGSIILFPLWPKINRPPRIILLQGRMGSTGGGHISPGLILHNDSGDFTTEANHVLREGKALPLLP
- a CDS encoding aldo/keto reductase — translated: MTTIPQITLNDGVSVPAVGFGTYKLNGREGASNIVKAIHNGYHFLDSAFNYENEGAVGQAIRQCGLPRDKIQITSKLPGRRHQYDQALVTVEESLYRAQLDYYDFYLIHWPNPITGHYVEAWQALIEARKRGMVKSIGVCNFLPEHLDHIIKETGVTPCINQIELHPYFSQATQRAYNRKLGIVTQSWSPIGRANNMLQNPIIQEIADQYHKSIAQIILRWHVQLGALPIPKATSEARQKENLALFDFQLAQADMDKISALDKPDGRLKGQDPAKYEEF
- a CDS encoding ribonucleotide-diphosphate reductase subunit beta, coding for MLSTDKQNNENHYDLMTYNPVYKPFHYPWAYDAWLTQQRLHWIPEEVPLAEDVKDWHKKLNTAEQNLITQIFRFFTQSDVEVNNAYMKYYSQVFKPIEVLMMLSAFSNIETIHIAAYSYLLDTIGMPEIEYSAFLNYKAMKDKYDYMQNFSVDNPYEIAKTMAVFGAFTEGLQLFASFAILMNFPRFNKLKGMGQIISWSVRDETLHCLSIIKLFRTFIQENPSLWTPEFQQELREICATIVEHEDAFIDLAFEMGDVEGLTSQMVKDYIRFIANRRLTQLGLDNLYPIDSNPLPWMDEMLNAVEHTNFFENRSTEYSRAATQGTWEDAFEDMILDA
- a CDS encoding orotate phosphoribosyltransferase; amino-acid sequence: MSQTTIPSSRKQPRSPRVTEWDRDAALITARLLLEIKAVNYRPEDPYLLTAGWRSPVYIDCRKIIFYPRARAKIIELGVEKICRHVGYESFDAVVGGETAGIPFAAWFADRMMTPMAYVRKKPKGFGRNAQIEGDVPENMRTLLVEDLTTDGMSKVGFAKALRDAGAIVNHAFVVFFYGVFSSTYQTLSEMGITLHSLCTWWDILEVSSEYPYFSNGDTSEIRRFLEDPCAWSAKHGGVSNEKEALAYKQSRL
- a CDS encoding polyprenyl synthetase family protein; this translates as MVESKKPVSMDKEEPLQKLLDYLAADMAMCNHVIMDKMKSSVDLVSQLAAHLIVAGGKRLRPLLTLASAHLCGYEQDSNDLQPRHVRLAACIEFLHTATLLHDDVIDESMLRRGTDSANAIFGNSASVLVGDFLFARAFQLMTEDGSLKVMRIVSQASATIAEGEILQMTMQNDLSTSVSRYFEVVYGKTAALFAASCRVGALAAECKSQDEEALDVYGTNLGMAFQLVDDALDYSADQEKLGKTVGDDFREGKITYPVLIAYEKADAEEKKFWERVIEKGEQNEEDLLHAFSLIRKHHAIEATLQEAMVFANKACDALAHFPESELRNLFQDIAKYTVNRHF